Proteins encoded together in one Miscanthus floridulus cultivar M001 chromosome 16, ASM1932011v1, whole genome shotgun sequence window:
- the LOC136510305 gene encoding uncharacterized protein has product MGLKSMHNMSQDCFDSMLAVFGTLLSADHALSKNMYESVKLLKALKMPYEQIHTCENGCVLFRKEHAEAKYCLKCKSSRYVEVESSDGQKKQLGIPMKVLRYLPFIPRLQRLFMSEESAKQMTWHKNGIRYNSDKMVHPSDGEAWQTFDGIYVDKDLEACNVRVVFATDGFNPFGTMAAPYTCWPIFVIPLNLPPSVLLQRQNIFLSLIIPGHPGKHMGVFMEPLIDELISAWDHGVLTYDRATKRNFTMHVWYHYSMHDFLAYGLFSAWCVHGKFPCSVCKAALQFIRLKYGGKFSSFNKHRQFLPLDHAFRRDIKNFTKGVVVTDPEPQNMTGAEVLAQIDGLVAKEDGVGFMGYGVQHMWTHKSGLERLPYFKHLALPHNIDVMHTEKNVAEALRATLMDTDKSKDNPKARVDLARLCDRPHLEMRPPRAGKTWRRPRGNYVLEKKHMTVVVQWIKDLMFPDGFAANLKRGANLSTGRVLGMKSHDFHIWIERLLPSMV; this is encoded by the coding sequence atggggttaaaGTCCATGCATAACATGAGTCAAGACTGCTTCGATAGTATGCTGGCAGTTTTTGGGACCCTACTTTCGGCAGATCACGCGCTGTCGAAGAACATGTACGAGTCAGTGAAGCTCCTCAAAgctcttaagatgccgtatgagcagatacacacTTGTGAGAACGGGTGCGTcctctttaggaaagaacacgcggaagcaaagtactgtctaAAGTGTAagtcctctaggtatgtggaggtagaatctAGTGATGGGCAGAAGAAGCAGCTTggaatccccatgaaagtcctacggtaccttccgttcataccgagactccaacggctattcatgagcgaggagtccgcgaaacagatgacatggcacaaaaatggcatccGATACAAttctgacaagatggtacatccatcagatggtgaagcatggcaaaCATTTGATGGCATTTATGTTGACAAAGATCTAGAGGCTTGTAATGTGCGTGTTGTGtttgcaacagatgggttcaatccttttgGAACGAtggcggccccatacacttgttggccaatcttcgttatccccctcaatctcccccccagCGTCCTTCTTCAAcgtcagaacatattcttgtcgctgATAATTCCTGGTCACCCGGGGAaacatatgggtgtgttcatggagcctttgaTTGATGAGTTGATCAGTGCATGGGATCacggggtactgacatacgaccgtgctacaaagaggaacttcacaatgcacgtttggtaccactactcgatgcatgactttctggcgtatggtctattcagcgcctggtgtgtccacgggaagttcccatgctcGGTATGCAAGGCAGCTCTGCAGTTCATTAGGTTGAAGTATGGTGGCAAGTTTTCCTCGTTCAACAagcatcgacaattcctccctcttgaccatgcattcagacgagacattaagaactttacgaaaggtgtcgtagtgacagaccctgaACCGCAGAACATGACTGGCGCCGAGGTTCTTGCTCAGATAGATGGTCTTGTCGCCAAGGAAGATGGAGTTGGTTTCATGGGGTATGGTgttcaacatatgtggactcataagtcgggcttggagaggcttccctattttaagCACCTGgccctgccacataacattgatgtaatgcacactgagaagaatgtcgccgaagctcttagggcaacactcatggacactgacaagtcaaaggacaaccctaaggctagagtggacctagcaaggCTATGCGATAGACCACACCTAGAGATGCGACCACCAAGAgccggcaagacatggagaaggcctaggggcaattacgtcttggaaaagaagcacaTGACGGTTGTAGTCCAATGGATCAAGGACTTAATGTTTCCTGATGGGTTTGCAGCGAATCTTAAGAGGGGGGCCAACCTATCTactggccgagtcttagggatgaagagtcacgacttccacatatggattgagcgccttcTTCCGTCGATGGTTTGA
- the LOC136514330 gene encoding protein ACCELERATED CELL DEATH 6-like has protein sequence MHKPHTMNPQLLKAVSNGDADLLAQILSTTTISEESRCACLGGVTAEGSSALHIAARHGYLKLVEMICDQDISLIKARNNLLDTPLICASRSGHVDVVDYLIQLASTQRDTEYVLRAWNSSGATAVHEAVRNGHASVLGKLVSRDARLAAAVDGQGVSPLYMAVVSGRADMVDILISESRGASVKLPARYAGPDGQTALHAAVFARHAQEMCESLQRWEPTLAQKADSSGRTALHYAASSGKTGVVKLLLVNSLLAYIPDDDGLYPVHYAAIAGNSEVIHEIMEICSSCDELVDKKHRSILHCAVESGRTKVVRYICRNPMFASIMNAGDDEGNTPLHLAVKHGNVFSFGLLMRDLRVNLGIINHKGLTPLDVARNGCTNKYSFSIFFDAYIRLSLLLCEAYSSPFDLEDETESSRYYDMSQSILCLSVLIAAGSFAAAFTPPGDYITDGEGAGMPLFQGKFYFFNYVVANSMSFYLSTIATCLLMHASLASTPRRDRHNYLVTSVSLVLGAIFFMFLTFTNVVQLALDPQNSWRECLLFYFIFVVEHAFAICFVLPVSELAIPACVRVSMRPRTSKYPWRDMLRVLAAASIPISVLCAFIPEVISVVKRIQPGKQESCSWPGCHDAIFLHPT, from the exons ATGCACAAGCCACACACAATGAACCCCCAATTGCTCAAAGCTGTCTCCAATGGCGACGCAGACCTCTTAGCACAAATCCTATCCACGACAACAATATCTGAGGAGAGCCGCTGCGCATGCCTAGGAGGCGTCACAGCGGAGGGCAGCTCTGCGCTCCATATCGCAGCCCGCCATGGGTACCTGAAGCTCGTCGAGATGATCTGTGATCAGGACATATCGCTCATCAAGGCAAGGAACAACCTGCTCGACACGCCTCTGATCTGCGCGTCAAGATCTGGGCATGTGGATGTGGTTGATTACCTCATCCAGCTTGCTTCCACGCAGCGAGATACTGAGTATGTATTGAGGGCATGGAACTCCAGTGGGGCGACGGCGGTCCATGAGGCTGTTAGGAACGGCCATGCATCGGTCTTGGGGAAACTCGTGTCGAGGGACGCAAGGCTTGCTGCGGCGGTTGATGGGCAAGGTGTCTCCCCACTCTACATGGCGGTTGTGTCCGGCCGGGCTGACATGGTTGACATCTTGATAAGTGAATCTCGTGGAGCTAGTGTGAAATTGCCGGCGAGGTATGCTGGACCAGATGGACAAACTGCACTGCATGCTGCGGTTTTTGCTAGACATG ctCAAGAAATGTGCGAGTCCCTGCAACGCTGGGAGCCAACGCTTGCGCAAAAGGCTGACAGCTCTGGAAGAACTGCCCTTCACTATGCAGCGTCATCTGGGAAGACCGGAGTGGTCAAACTTTTACTGGTCAACAGCTTGCTTGCTTATATTCCAGATGATGATGGTCTGTATCCTGTGCACTATGCTGCTATAGCCGGCAACTCTGAAGTTATCCACGAGATCATGGAGATATGCTCGAGCTGCGATGAGttggttgacaagaaacatagAAGTATTTTGCATTGCGCCGTCGAATCTGGGAGGACTAAGGTGGTGCGGTACATCTGCAGGAACCCAATGTTTGCGAGCATAATGAATGCGGGCGATGATGAAGGAAACACACCACTACATCTGGCCGTAAAACATGGGAACGTATTCAGCTTCGGCCTTCTTATGAGGGATCTTAGGGTGAATCTTGGCATTATTAACCATAAGGGATTAACACCATTAGATGTTGCCAGGAATGGGTGTACCAATAAATATTCATTCTCAATT TTCTTTGATGCTTACATCCGCTTATCCTTACTCCTCTGTGAAGCTTATTCCAGTCCATTTGACTTGGAAGATGAGACGGAATCCAGCAGATACTATGATATGTCCCAGAGCATTTTATGTCTCTCAGTGCTTATTGCAGCCGGTTCATTCGCTGCTGCTTTCACTCCACCTGGCGACTACATTACAGATGGCGAGGGTGCGGGCATGCCACTGTTTCAGGGGAAGTTTTATTTCTTTAATTACGTTGTGGCAAATAGCATGTCATTTTATCTGTCCACAATTGCGACATGCCTGCTTATGCATGCCAGTCTAGCAAGTACACCCAGAAGAGATCGCCACAATTACCTCGTAACCTCTGTTTCACTGGTCTTAGGAGCAATTTTTTTTATGTTTCTGACATTTACGAATGTCGTACAACTAGCATTGGACCCTCAAAATAGCTGGAGGGAATGCCTTCTCTTTTACTTCATCTTCGTGGTGGAACATGCCTTCGCCATTTGTTTTGTTTTGCCGGTGTCAGAGTTAGCAATCCCAGCATGTGTCCGGGTTTCAATGAGACCACGGACGAGCAAATATCCCTGGCGGGACATGCTTAGAGTACTAGCTGCAGCTAGTATTCCTATTTCTGTGCTCTGTGCTTTTATCCCTGAGGTGATATCTGTCGTTAAAAGAATCCAGCCTGGTAAACAAGAGTCCTGTAGCTGGCCTGGGTGTCATGATGCAATTTTCCTGCACCCTACTTGA